A stretch of DNA from Maridesulfovibrio sp.:
ACGTATTACAGGCTGCTGAACGAAGGTGTAAGAAATATCGCAGGAGGGCTGCACTCCTGCCCCATGGTCATGCACAGTGTTGATTTCGGGCCGTTTGCGGAAAAGATGGAAGTAAACGACTGGGAAGGTATTGCCGAAGGGCTGGAGAAGGCTGCAAAAAGCGTTGCCGGCGGCGGTGCGGATGCACTGATCATCGCCACAAATACCATGCATAAGGAAGCGGACAGGGTTCGGAGCGCGGTTGATATTCCGCTGCTGCACATGGCCGATGCCATTGCCATGGCCGCAGGGAAAATCGGTGCAAAAAAACTAGGACTCCTTGGGACCGCGTTCACAATGGAACAGGATTTCCTTTCCCGGCCGTTGCGTGAAAAACACGGGCTGGAAGTGATTGTCCCGCCTGCGGAAGAGCGTTCATTCGTGCACCGGACCATTTTTGACGAACTCTGCTGCGGAAAGATCGTAGACCGTACCAAAGCGGAGTATATCGGGATTATCGAACAGCTTGCCGCACAAGGGGTGGATGCGGTTGTTCTGGGATGCACGGAAATCGGTCTGCTGGTCGGGAAGGATGATGTTTCCGTTCCGCTGATTGATTCCGTTCAGGCCCATGTTGACCTTGCGCTGGATTACGTCTTCGGCAAAATCGATTAAGGCGCATCCGGCGTTCGGATGTCCCGTTTTTGTAGACATGCAATCAGGCTCCCGGCGAGAGTCCCATCCAGCTTGTATCTGATTATTCTGTTGCCACGGCGACACCGGAACCGAGGAGGACTGAACCGGCGCAACGGTTTGCAATTTTCCAGACTTTCGGACTGCGGATGACTTTGCGACCGCGACTGCCTATCCAGGCATACGTAAGCAGGGTTGTCAGCGCTGTGGTAATGATGGTGCATACCAGCATTACAAGGTCTGTGGCGCTCATGCTTTTCAGGTTCACAAATCCGGGCAGGAATCCGCAGTAGAACGCTATCAGCTTGGGGTTGCCTAGGGACAGACAAAGGGCTGCGAAAAATGTTTTGACCAGCCCTTTCGTTTTGGGGAGTTCCGCCTTTTCTTCCGGCGGCGGCGAGGCAAACCAGCACTTTACGCCCAGATAAATCAGATACGCGGCGCCTATCCATTTGAGAACCATAAAACCCATACCAAGTTTATGGGCAACCAGACTCATCCCGAAAATAGCCATGAGCAGGTATATCAGGTCGCCGACTATGATGCCGACCGTCCAGAAGGCCGCGAACCTGAATCCTTTTGAAACCGACTGGGCGATAATCGACATTATTCCGGGGCCGGGGATGGCGGAGAAAACGAAAACCGCAAAAACAAGGGCTATGGTGGAAGTCAAAGTCATCTTATATTTCCTTACAGCAGTAATTGTACTGATGGTTTCTGTTTTTCTCTCAGATTTATCAGGAAAACACCAGAGCCGCGTGGGTAGGAAAAACGGGATTATGCGAAGAGGCAGCAACCTTTTGGCCGGATTACCTGTCTCATCGGCCGGTTGCCGATAACTGGGAAACCCCTGCAACCGGTAGACTGCAGGGGATTCATGGCGGCAGGTAAGGGACTTACAGCCTATGCGGTGTTTGCAGGATAACTGCTTTTATCCCGCAAACACCATTAATTATTTACGTTTGGTTAGTGCAGAAGGTTCGGCAAAAAGGTGATGATCGGAGGACAGAAGGTCATCACCAGCAGGGAAACCAGCAGGGCTACCAGATAAGGAACCGATGCCTTCATAACCTTTTCCAACGGAACTTTTGTGATGGCGCTGGCTACAAACAGGTCCAGTCCTACGGGCGGGGTTATACAACCGATTGCGAGGTTGATGACCATCAGCACTCCGAAGAACAGCGGGTCGATACCCAGTTTGACCGCTACCGGCAGGAATATGGGGGTCAGGATGACTACTGCGGCCGAGGCGTTGATCAGGGTGCCGATGAAGAGCAGCAGCACGTTCATCATGATCAGGAACATGGCCGGAGAATCGGTAAGGGATACAATATATTCCCCGATATGATGCGGTATTTCAAGGTTGGTGAGCATCCAGCCGAAAACCTTGGCGGCGCCTACAATGAACATGATCATTGTGGTCCCCATAACAGCCTGGAAGATGATGCGCGGAAAATCCTTGAGGGTAAGCTCCTTGTATATAAAGAACCCCACAAAGATGCCGTAAACGGCAGCTACGGCCGCGGCTTCGGTGGGGGTGAAGATTCCACCGTAAATTCCGCCGATGATAATCACCGGGGTCATCAGCGCCCAGAATGAATCCTTGAATGACTTCAGCAGGTTGATGAATGAAAATGATCCCTCTGCCGGAATACCTTCCTTTTTGGCAATGGCGTAGCTGACCAGGCACATCGTCAGTCCCATGAGCAGTCCGGGAATCATGCCGCCCATGAACAGGTCGCCGATGGATGCCCCGGCAATTACTCCATAAACGACAAGGGTGATGGACGGCGGTATGACGATTCCCACTGTCCCGCCGGCTGCCACGATACCCGTAGCCAGTTCGCGGCGGTAACCTTTCTTTTCCATTTCATCTACCATGGTCGAGCCGATGGCGGCAGTCGTTGCTGCCGATGATCCGGAAATGGCGGCAAAGAACATGCCCGAAACAGCGACCACCTGAGCCAGACCGCCGGTGAACGAGCCCACAAGGGCCTGAGCGAAATTGACCAGTCTGGAGGTTACCCCGCCGGCAGACATGAAGGAACCGGCCAGCATGAAAAAGGGCACGGCCATGAAGGAAAAGGAATCAATACCGGAGTACATGACCTGAGTGATCATGACCTGGGGTATGTGCATGTAATGGTAGAGAATTATCGATACGGAAAGTCCCAGCGCATAGGCGACGGGAACTCCCAGAAATGTCAGGCCGAGAAATGAACCGAGTAATACTGCTTCCATGACTATCTCCCGACTTCTGCTTTCCGGTCTGAAATTGCGGCCGATCCGCAGTGTTCCCTGATTCTGCTGATTATTTTTACCGTGTCCTTGATAAGATAGAGTATCATCAGGAACGCACTGATCGGGATTATGGAATAGACCACACTCATGGAAATACCGAGTCCGGGAGCGACCTGGAAGGTCATGACCGAGGTCATCTTGGCTCCCTGCACCAGCAGAAGCATGGTAAAGGCATAGCTGCAGAGATTGATGAATATTTCCAGCAGCAGGCCTGATGCGGAACC
This window harbors:
- a CDS encoding aspartate/glutamate racemase family protein, with the protein product MRTLGIIGGMSWESTVTYYRLLNEGVRNIAGGLHSCPMVMHSVDFGPFAEKMEVNDWEGIAEGLEKAAKSVAGGGADALIIATNTMHKEADRVRSAVDIPLLHMADAIAMAAGKIGAKKLGLLGTAFTMEQDFLSRPLREKHGLEVIVPPAEERSFVHRTIFDELCCGKIVDRTKAEYIGIIEQLAAQGVDAVVLGCTEIGLLVGKDDVSVPLIDSVQAHVDLALDYVFGKID
- a CDS encoding LysE family translocator — translated: MTLTSTIALVFAVFVFSAIPGPGIMSIIAQSVSKGFRFAAFWTVGIIVGDLIYLLMAIFGMSLVAHKLGMGFMVLKWIGAAYLIYLGVKCWFASPPPEEKAELPKTKGLVKTFFAALCLSLGNPKLIAFYCGFLPGFVNLKSMSATDLVMLVCTIITTALTTLLTYAWIGSRGRKVIRSPKVWKIANRCAGSVLLGSGVAVATE
- a CDS encoding TRAP transporter large permease encodes the protein MEAVLLGSFLGLTFLGVPVAYALGLSVSIILYHYMHIPQVMITQVMYSGIDSFSFMAVPFFMLAGSFMSAGGVTSRLVNFAQALVGSFTGGLAQVVAVSGMFFAAISGSSAATTAAIGSTMVDEMEKKGYRRELATGIVAAGGTVGIVIPPSITLVVYGVIAGASIGDLFMGGMIPGLLMGLTMCLVSYAIAKKEGIPAEGSFSFINLLKSFKDSFWALMTPVIIIGGIYGGIFTPTEAAAVAAVYGIFVGFFIYKELTLKDFPRIIFQAVMGTTMIMFIVGAAKVFGWMLTNLEIPHHIGEYIVSLTDSPAMFLIMMNVLLLFIGTLINASAAVVILTPIFLPVAVKLGIDPLFFGVLMVINLAIGCITPPVGLDLFVASAITKVPLEKVMKASVPYLVALLVSLLVMTFCPPIITFLPNLLH
- a CDS encoding TRAP transporter small permease, yielding MDKLFEKLRAVLYWISVTSMTVMLALIFFQVVTRYFFGHTFEWSEELARFLFVWVVFLGSALIMGESGHLAVQILPTRLKGSASGLLLEIFINLCSYAFTMLLLVQGAKMTSVMTFQVAPGLGISMSVVYSIIPISAFLMILYLIKDTVKIISRIREHCGSAAISDRKAEVGR